In a genomic window of Thunnus thynnus chromosome 16, fThuThy2.1, whole genome shotgun sequence:
- the LOC137200252 gene encoding hepatic sodium/bile acid cotransporter-like produces MMNVTEVYKGIDNIYNGNGSTFFLKVSAPLNIAINISSIIILSITMISLGCKMEISKIRTHFLKPKGVAIAILAQFGIMPLTAFGLAKCLQMDPIKTVTVLICGCCPGGSLSNIFSLAIKGDMNLSIVMTTCSSIAALGLMPLLLFIFCQGFPGMENAVPYFGIITLLVYTLVPCSIGIAINHYKPNYTPFILKAGLSILIIFSIIIAILSAVAIKDVLWMIIMPDVLAVAALMPLIGFMLGYIISILCRLSPQCSRTISMETGCQNVQLCVAILKVAFTPQVIGPMFLFPLIYITFQCAEALLLVLCFRCYQTFKPPAEETRKDVGSADVKQEEEAWRQKT; encoded by the exons ATGATGAATGTAACAGAGGTCTACAAGGGAATAGATAACATCTACAATGGCAATGGAAGCACGTTTTTCCTGAAAGTATCTGCCCCCCTAAACATAGCCATTAATATCAGCtccatcatcatcctctccaTCACCATGATATCACTTGGATGCAAGATGGAGATTTCGAAAATTAGGACCCATTTCCTTAAGCCGAAAGGAGTAGCCATTGCAATACTGGCCCAGTTCGGCATCATGCCACTGACTGCTTTCGGTCTGGCCAAATGCCTGCAGATGGATCCCATCAAGACTGTGACTGTGCTCATTTGTGGCTGCTGCCCAGGAGGAAGCTTATCGAACATTTTTTCCTTGGCCATAAAGGGTGACATGAACCTCAG CATCGTAATGACCACTTGCTCCAGCATTGCAGCACTGGGTCTGATGCCTTTGCTGCTCTTTATCTTCTGCCAAGGCTTCCCCGGTATGGAGAACGCTGTACCATACTTCGGCATCATCACTCTTCTCGTATACACCCTGGTGCCTTGCTCCATTGGCATTGCCATTAATCACTACAAACCAAACTACACACCGTTCATCTTAAAA GCTGGTCTCAGCATCCTGATCATCTTCAGCATCATTATTGCCATCTTGTCTGCTGTTGCCATCAAAGACGTACTATGGATGATCATCATGCCTGATGTTCTGGCTGTGGCGGCGCTGATGCCACTGATAGGTTTTATGCTGGGATATATCATATCCATCTTATGCAGACTCAGTCCACA ATGCAGCAGGACCATCTCCATGGAAACAGGGTGTCAAAATGTCCAGCTGTGTGTTGCCATCTTAAAGGTGGCCTTTACTCCACAGGTCATTGGACCCATGTTTCTCTTCCCTCTGATATACATAACATTCCAGTGTGCTGAGGCTCTTCTTCTGGTCCTGTGCTTCAGATGTTACCAAACATTCAAACCGCCAGCTGAGG aaacaagaaaagacGTTGGCAGTGCTGACGttaaacaagaagaagaagcttgGAGGCAGAAAACATAA
- the LOC137199562 gene encoding sushi domain-containing protein 4-like isoform X3: MTRSTHGYQFAHSMQVELTLQGKMCNGMIESISKACWAHTSATKRFFFLLLVLTVLSTGQGSGCLRPFMVQHGSANLSETNMSYFPVGTVLEYHCDPGYLTDGPSILTCTALGHWSSEPPRCIRSDGCVRPYMVQNSWVNLTETNRGLFPVGTVLQYSCDPGYLPDGPSILTCTTLGRWSSEPPRCIRSGACLPLSEPENGGYTCHPSPCRMFSHGTVIEFFCDKGFVLKGDYNYLTCQDGQWDGPMQISCVIQGCTRPFMEQHVSSNLTGTKNNSFPVGTVLEYRCDPGYLPDGPRILTCTTLGHWSSEPPRCIRSDVCQPPYQPENGGYTCHPSPCRRLSHGTVIEYFCDEGYILKGDYKYLTCQYGEWDSLMQISCLMEQDSVPTLPLGMPALSIVSSTASSVALILLLVVLFVLLQPKLKSFHRRDQGVSGQPVSIMVEGVQVTLPSYEEAVSGSGVQASSLGSESRVQIVLSEGQHATAPEAGPSRPSSLKQQHSEMAVVHPVSQSSSSSSPTPSSSTWALEHAGAAALPSSQRRPSAGSDQHSLTLMDSEMDYSDDMPLLKEA, from the exons ATGACACGCTCGACACACGGCTACCAGTTTGCTCACTCGATGCAG GTTGAGTTGACTCTGCAGGGGAAGATGTGCAATGGAATGATAGAGTCAATATCAAAAGCCTGTTGGGCCCACACCTCAGCCACGAAACGGTTCTTCTTCTTGCTGCTGGTACTAACAGTACTGTCCACTGGGCAAGGGTCAG GTTGTTTAAGACCCTTCATGGTGCAGCATGGCTCAGCTAATCTGTCAGAGACCAACATGAGCTATTTCCCCGTGGGCACAGTACTGGAGTACCACTGTGACCCTGGTTACCTGACAGACGGACCCAGCATCCTCACCTGCACCGCACTAGGACACTGGTCCTCTGAACCTCCTCGCTGCATACGCAGTGACG GATGCGTGAGGCCATACATGGTCCAGAACAGCTGGGTAAACCTCACAGAAACCAACAGGGGCTTGTTCCCTGTGGGTACAGTATTGCAGTACAGCTGTGACCCTGGTTACCTGCCAGACGGACCCAGCATCCTCACCTGCACCACGCTGGGACGCTGGTCCTCTGAACCTCCTCGCTGCATACGTAGTGGTG cATGTCTACCCCTCTCTGAACCAGAGAATGGGGGCTACACCTGCCATCCATCCCCCTGTCGGATGTTTTCCCATGGCACTGTGATTGAGTTCTTCTGTGACAAGGGCTTCGTTCTCAAGGGAGACTATAATTACCTGACCTGTCAGGATGGACAGTGGGACGGCCCCATGCAGATCAGTTGCGTGATACAAG GTTGTACGAGACCCTTCATGGAGCAGCATGTCTCAAGTAATCTGACGGGGACCAAAAACAACTCTTTCCCTGTGGGCACAGTACTGGAGTACCGCTGTGACCCTGGTTACCTGCCAGATGGACCCCGCATCCTCACCTGCACCACACTGGGACACTGGTCCTCTGAACCTCCTCGCTGCATACGCAGTGACG TATGCCAGCCTCCATATCAGCCAGAGAACGGGGGCTACACATGCCACCCCTCCCCCTGCCGAAGACTTTCTCATGGCACTGTGATTGAATATTTCTGTGATGAAGGCTATATTCTGAAGGGAGACTATAAATACCTTACCTGTCAGTATGGGGAGTGGGACAGCCTAATGCAGATCAGCTGCCTCATGGAGCAAG ACAGCGTTCCCACTTTACCACTGGGGATGCCCGCCTTGTCCATAGTGTCATCCACGGCTAGTTCTGTGGCCCTCATCCTGCTTCTGGTGGTGCTGTTTGTACTTCTGCAGCCAAAACTCAAGTCCTTCCATCG ACGTGATCAGGGGGTGTCCGGCCAGCCTGTGTCAATCATGGTGGAAGGGGTCCAGGTGACTCTGCCCTCGTATGAGGAGGCTGTGAGTGGTAGTGGTGTCCAGGCCTCATCTCTCGGCTCTGAGTCTCGTGTCCAGATAGTGCTGTCTGAGGGTCAGCACGCCACAGCGCCAGAGGCTGGCCCCTCTCGGCCTTCTTCCCTCAAACAGCAACATTCGGAGATGGCTGTGGTCCACCCTGTATCACAgtcttcatcctcctcatcaccCACACCCTCATCCTCTACCTGGGCTCTGGAGCATGCAGGTGCTGCAGCTCTTCCATCCTCACAAAGAAGGCCGTCTGCAGGCAGCGACCAACACAGCCTGACTCTGATGGACTCAGAGATGGACTACTCTGATG ATATGCCGTTACTGAAGGAAGCCTGA
- the LOC137199562 gene encoding sushi domain-containing protein 4-like isoform X1, producing MTRSTHGYQFAHSMQVELTLQGKMCNGMIESISKACWAHTSATKRFFFLLLVLTVLSTGQGSGCLRPFMVQHGSANLSETNMSYFPVGTVLEYHCDPGYLTDGPSILTCTALGHWSSEPPRCIRSDVCQPPYQPDNGGYTCHPSPCRRLSHGTVIEYFCDEGYILKGDYKYLTCQYGEWDSLMQISCLMEQGCVRPYMVQNSWVNLTETNRGLFPVGTVLQYSCDPGYLPDGPSILTCTTLGRWSSEPPRCIRSGACLPLSEPENGGYTCHPSPCRMFSHGTVIEFFCDKGFVLKGDYNYLTCQDGQWDGPMQISCVIQGCTRPFMEQHVSSNLTGTKNNSFPVGTVLEYRCDPGYLPDGPRILTCTTLGHWSSEPPRCIRSDVCQPPYQPENGGYTCHPSPCRRLSHGTVIEYFCDEGYILKGDYKYLTCQYGEWDSLMQISCLMEQDSVPTLPLGMPALSIVSSTASSVALILLLVVLFVLLQPKLKSFHRRDQGVSGQPVSIMVEGVQVTLPSYEEAVSGSGVQASSLGSESRVQIVLSEGQHATAPEAGPSRPSSLKQQHSEMAVVHPVSQSSSSSSPTPSSSTWALEHAGAAALPSSQRRPSAGSDQHSLTLMDSEMDYSDDMPLLKEA from the exons ATGACACGCTCGACACACGGCTACCAGTTTGCTCACTCGATGCAG GTTGAGTTGACTCTGCAGGGGAAGATGTGCAATGGAATGATAGAGTCAATATCAAAAGCCTGTTGGGCCCACACCTCAGCCACGAAACGGTTCTTCTTCTTGCTGCTGGTACTAACAGTACTGTCCACTGGGCAAGGGTCAG GTTGTTTAAGACCCTTCATGGTGCAGCATGGCTCAGCTAATCTGTCAGAGACCAACATGAGCTATTTCCCCGTGGGCACAGTACTGGAGTACCACTGTGACCCTGGTTACCTGACAGACGGACCCAGCATCCTCACCTGCACCGCACTAGGACACTGGTCCTCTGAACCTCCTCGCTGCATACGCAGTGACG TATGCCAGCCTCCATATCAGCCAGACAATGGGGGCTACACCTGCCACCCTTCACCCTGCCGAAGACTTTCTCATGGCACTGTGATTGAATATTTTTGCGATGAAGGCTATATTCTGAAGGGAGACTATAAATACCTTACCTGTCAGTATGGGGAGTGGGACAGCCTAATGCAGATCAGCTGCCTCATGGAGCAAG GATGCGTGAGGCCATACATGGTCCAGAACAGCTGGGTAAACCTCACAGAAACCAACAGGGGCTTGTTCCCTGTGGGTACAGTATTGCAGTACAGCTGTGACCCTGGTTACCTGCCAGACGGACCCAGCATCCTCACCTGCACCACGCTGGGACGCTGGTCCTCTGAACCTCCTCGCTGCATACGTAGTGGTG cATGTCTACCCCTCTCTGAACCAGAGAATGGGGGCTACACCTGCCATCCATCCCCCTGTCGGATGTTTTCCCATGGCACTGTGATTGAGTTCTTCTGTGACAAGGGCTTCGTTCTCAAGGGAGACTATAATTACCTGACCTGTCAGGATGGACAGTGGGACGGCCCCATGCAGATCAGTTGCGTGATACAAG GTTGTACGAGACCCTTCATGGAGCAGCATGTCTCAAGTAATCTGACGGGGACCAAAAACAACTCTTTCCCTGTGGGCACAGTACTGGAGTACCGCTGTGACCCTGGTTACCTGCCAGATGGACCCCGCATCCTCACCTGCACCACACTGGGACACTGGTCCTCTGAACCTCCTCGCTGCATACGCAGTGACG TATGCCAGCCTCCATATCAGCCAGAGAACGGGGGCTACACATGCCACCCCTCCCCCTGCCGAAGACTTTCTCATGGCACTGTGATTGAATATTTCTGTGATGAAGGCTATATTCTGAAGGGAGACTATAAATACCTTACCTGTCAGTATGGGGAGTGGGACAGCCTAATGCAGATCAGCTGCCTCATGGAGCAAG ACAGCGTTCCCACTTTACCACTGGGGATGCCCGCCTTGTCCATAGTGTCATCCACGGCTAGTTCTGTGGCCCTCATCCTGCTTCTGGTGGTGCTGTTTGTACTTCTGCAGCCAAAACTCAAGTCCTTCCATCG ACGTGATCAGGGGGTGTCCGGCCAGCCTGTGTCAATCATGGTGGAAGGGGTCCAGGTGACTCTGCCCTCGTATGAGGAGGCTGTGAGTGGTAGTGGTGTCCAGGCCTCATCTCTCGGCTCTGAGTCTCGTGTCCAGATAGTGCTGTCTGAGGGTCAGCACGCCACAGCGCCAGAGGCTGGCCCCTCTCGGCCTTCTTCCCTCAAACAGCAACATTCGGAGATGGCTGTGGTCCACCCTGTATCACAgtcttcatcctcctcatcaccCACACCCTCATCCTCTACCTGGGCTCTGGAGCATGCAGGTGCTGCAGCTCTTCCATCCTCACAAAGAAGGCCGTCTGCAGGCAGCGACCAACACAGCCTGACTCTGATGGACTCAGAGATGGACTACTCTGATG ATATGCCGTTACTGAAGGAAGCCTGA
- the fsip1 gene encoding fibrous sheath-interacting protein 1 isoform X2: MEIIRGSLEDISRPASSEQTGSRVSSVSLPHSDRLCPTTPFSLVVLTNDAADFQGQSSSEETIINSSTFCPDKGQCDVEITDEEKEDAKLQRAIEEMRRLDEILSAKICREKEVRRQRKELKAKLWQELLQNKPEGRSECPHEAMNTRLFLALEAPTGLEEEDDFVPVFKTQFSDCEQDRDRQHGGLSEKRPDSTIESFEAGREETGEEQFEGSRYGASEGKKKQRDFVKRNIELVSGEGGQVLLTQAEKERLAELLQEIDEEEEDSARGADSEEDMWAVSVLTGQGYTPQPSDLEQLIDIDSKIRLLLPDEESLSVQSSYTNVSLSQKFAPVRVPN, translated from the exons ATGGAGATTATCAGAGGTAGTTTAGAGGATATTTCCAGACCTGCATCGAGTGAGCAAACTGGTAGCCGTGTGTCGAGCGTGTCATTGCCTCATAGTGACAGACTTTGTCCTACAACTCCATTTTCCCTTGTGGTTTTGACCAACGATGCTGCTGATTTTCAG GGCCAAAGCAGCTCTGAAGAAACTATAATCAACTCCTCAACCTTTTGTCCTGACAAAG GTCAGTGTGATGTTGAAATAACTGACGAAGAGAAGGAAGATGCTAAACTACAGAGGGCCATTGAGGAAATGAGAAGACTTGATGAAATACTGTCTGCAAAGAtctgcagagaaaaagaagtcaGGCGTCAAAGGAAAGAACTTAAAGCAAAACTCTGGCAAGAGCTACTG CAGAATAAGCCTGAAGGTCGCTCTGAATGTCCTCATGAAGCTATGAACACAAGATTGTTTTTGGCTCTGGAAGCACCCACTG GGCTTGAAGAGGAGGACGACTTTGTGCCAGTGTTTAAAACTCAGTTTTCTGACTGTGAGCAGGACAGAGACAGGCAACATGGGGGGCTAA GTGAAAAGAGGCCAGACAGCACGATAGAATCATTTGAAGCAGGCCGTGAGGAGACAGGGGAAGAGCAATTTGAAGGCAGCCGCTATGGAGCTTCCGAaggcaagaaaaaacagagggACTTTGTCAAGAGAAACATTGAG CTGGTAAGTGGTGAGGGTGGCCAAGTGCTTTTGACCCAGGCGGAGAAAGAGCGTCTGGCCGAGCTCCTCCAAGAAATAGacgaagaggaagaggacagtGCCAGAGGCGCAGACAGTGAG GAGGACATGTGGGCTGTGTCAGTCCTGACAGGCCAGGGTTACACCCCGCAACCCTCTGACCTGGAGCAGTTGATTGACATTGACTCCAAAATTCGCCTTCTCCTTCCTGATGAAGAATCTCTCTCTGTGCAAAGCTCCTACACAAATGTAAGCTTGTCTCAG AAGTTTGCACCAGTCAGAGTTCCTAACTGA
- the LOC137199562 gene encoding sushi domain-containing protein 4-like isoform X2: protein MCNGMIESISKACWAHTSATKRFFFLLLVLTVLSTGQGSGCLRPFMVQHGSANLSETNMSYFPVGTVLEYHCDPGYLTDGPSILTCTALGHWSSEPPRCIRSDVCQPPYQPDNGGYTCHPSPCRRLSHGTVIEYFCDEGYILKGDYKYLTCQYGEWDSLMQISCLMEQGCVRPYMVQNSWVNLTETNRGLFPVGTVLQYSCDPGYLPDGPSILTCTTLGRWSSEPPRCIRSGACLPLSEPENGGYTCHPSPCRMFSHGTVIEFFCDKGFVLKGDYNYLTCQDGQWDGPMQISCVIQGCTRPFMEQHVSSNLTGTKNNSFPVGTVLEYRCDPGYLPDGPRILTCTTLGHWSSEPPRCIRSDVCQPPYQPENGGYTCHPSPCRRLSHGTVIEYFCDEGYILKGDYKYLTCQYGEWDSLMQISCLMEQDSVPTLPLGMPALSIVSSTASSVALILLLVVLFVLLQPKLKSFHRRDQGVSGQPVSIMVEGVQVTLPSYEEAVSGSGVQASSLGSESRVQIVLSEGQHATAPEAGPSRPSSLKQQHSEMAVVHPVSQSSSSSSPTPSSSTWALEHAGAAALPSSQRRPSAGSDQHSLTLMDSEMDYSDDMPLLKEA from the exons ATGTGCAATGGAATGATAGAGTCAATATCAAAAGCCTGTTGGGCCCACACCTCAGCCACGAAACGGTTCTTCTTCTTGCTGCTGGTACTAACAGTACTGTCCACTGGGCAAGGGTCAG GTTGTTTAAGACCCTTCATGGTGCAGCATGGCTCAGCTAATCTGTCAGAGACCAACATGAGCTATTTCCCCGTGGGCACAGTACTGGAGTACCACTGTGACCCTGGTTACCTGACAGACGGACCCAGCATCCTCACCTGCACCGCACTAGGACACTGGTCCTCTGAACCTCCTCGCTGCATACGCAGTGACG TATGCCAGCCTCCATATCAGCCAGACAATGGGGGCTACACCTGCCACCCTTCACCCTGCCGAAGACTTTCTCATGGCACTGTGATTGAATATTTTTGCGATGAAGGCTATATTCTGAAGGGAGACTATAAATACCTTACCTGTCAGTATGGGGAGTGGGACAGCCTAATGCAGATCAGCTGCCTCATGGAGCAAG GATGCGTGAGGCCATACATGGTCCAGAACAGCTGGGTAAACCTCACAGAAACCAACAGGGGCTTGTTCCCTGTGGGTACAGTATTGCAGTACAGCTGTGACCCTGGTTACCTGCCAGACGGACCCAGCATCCTCACCTGCACCACGCTGGGACGCTGGTCCTCTGAACCTCCTCGCTGCATACGTAGTGGTG cATGTCTACCCCTCTCTGAACCAGAGAATGGGGGCTACACCTGCCATCCATCCCCCTGTCGGATGTTTTCCCATGGCACTGTGATTGAGTTCTTCTGTGACAAGGGCTTCGTTCTCAAGGGAGACTATAATTACCTGACCTGTCAGGATGGACAGTGGGACGGCCCCATGCAGATCAGTTGCGTGATACAAG GTTGTACGAGACCCTTCATGGAGCAGCATGTCTCAAGTAATCTGACGGGGACCAAAAACAACTCTTTCCCTGTGGGCACAGTACTGGAGTACCGCTGTGACCCTGGTTACCTGCCAGATGGACCCCGCATCCTCACCTGCACCACACTGGGACACTGGTCCTCTGAACCTCCTCGCTGCATACGCAGTGACG TATGCCAGCCTCCATATCAGCCAGAGAACGGGGGCTACACATGCCACCCCTCCCCCTGCCGAAGACTTTCTCATGGCACTGTGATTGAATATTTCTGTGATGAAGGCTATATTCTGAAGGGAGACTATAAATACCTTACCTGTCAGTATGGGGAGTGGGACAGCCTAATGCAGATCAGCTGCCTCATGGAGCAAG ACAGCGTTCCCACTTTACCACTGGGGATGCCCGCCTTGTCCATAGTGTCATCCACGGCTAGTTCTGTGGCCCTCATCCTGCTTCTGGTGGTGCTGTTTGTACTTCTGCAGCCAAAACTCAAGTCCTTCCATCG ACGTGATCAGGGGGTGTCCGGCCAGCCTGTGTCAATCATGGTGGAAGGGGTCCAGGTGACTCTGCCCTCGTATGAGGAGGCTGTGAGTGGTAGTGGTGTCCAGGCCTCATCTCTCGGCTCTGAGTCTCGTGTCCAGATAGTGCTGTCTGAGGGTCAGCACGCCACAGCGCCAGAGGCTGGCCCCTCTCGGCCTTCTTCCCTCAAACAGCAACATTCGGAGATGGCTGTGGTCCACCCTGTATCACAgtcttcatcctcctcatcaccCACACCCTCATCCTCTACCTGGGCTCTGGAGCATGCAGGTGCTGCAGCTCTTCCATCCTCACAAAGAAGGCCGTCTGCAGGCAGCGACCAACACAGCCTGACTCTGATGGACTCAGAGATGGACTACTCTGATG ATATGCCGTTACTGAAGGAAGCCTGA